The Zerene cesonia ecotype Mississippi chromosome 19, Zerene_cesonia_1.1, whole genome shotgun sequence genome has a window encoding:
- the LOC119834248 gene encoding chitin deacetylase 1 — protein MSRYGVNVVRTMTAYARFFLLCAIFVNVQCQKDKEAEEFVCPEGTQGNGNFADPATCRRFYQCVDGYPYLNRCPSGLYFDDISKYCTFKAEARCGPIATTPAPITEAPTDLATKCDPAECQLPYCFCSKDGTLIPGGLDPEDTPQMIILTFDGAVNLNNFDLYKKVFNGKLRNPNGCPIRGTFFLSHEYSNYVMVQKLAHDGHEIATGTISQQQGLQDKGYEEWAGEMIGMREILRKFANISRSEIVGTRAPFLKPGRNTQFKVLEDFGYIYDSSVGVPPLPIPVWPYTLDYKIPHECKSGTCPTKSFPGLWEVPFNAHYVETYEGGHCPYLDQCVLHNHDSDDVLEWLQEDFSRYYEQNRAPYMMPFHTNWFQIKELERGLHKFLRWVSELKDVYFVTVTQALTWMTEPRSVKLLSNYDAWRCDKKDLPLPACNLPNKCALSFKHPDTNFTDTRYMETCVECPNQYPWLGDSGGTGIPGKDNYIPDNLRK, from the exons ATGTCGCGGTACGGAGTGAACGTTGTCCGAACCATGACCGCGTACGCgcgattttttcttttatgtgcCATATTTGTGAATG taCAATGCCAAAAAGATAAAGAAGCCGAAGAATTTGTCTGCCCAGAAGGCACACAGGGTAATGGGAACTTTGCAGACCCAGCGACATGTAGGAGGTTTTATCAA TGTGTAGACGGATatccatatttaaatagatgtcCGTCAGGTCTTTATTTCGATGACATCAGCAAATATTGTACTTTTAAAGCTGAGGCAAGATGTGGACCTATTGCAACAA CACCAGCTCCAATAACGGAGGCACCAACGGATCTGGCAACGAAATGCGACCCGGCGGAATGTCAGTTgccatattgtttttgttcaaAAGACGGTACACTCATTCCCGGCGGTCTCGACCCGGAGGAT ACGCcacaaatgataatattaacatttgacGGTGCGgtcaatttgaataatttcgaCTTATACAAGAAAGTTTTCAACGGGAAGTTGCGCAATCCCAACGGCTGCCCGATCCGAGGCACTTTCTTCTTATCGCACGAATACAG TAATTATGTCATGGTTCAAAAATTGGCTCACGATGGTCACGAG ATAGCGACAGGTACGATATCGCAACAACAGGGCCTGCAGGACAAAGGCTACGAAGAATGGGCGGGAGAAATGATCGGAATGCGTGAAATTCTGCGCAAGTTTGCGAACATATCGCGCTCGGAGATCGTTGGCACGCGGGCGCCTTTCCTCAAGCCCGGCAGGAATACGCAGTTCAAG gTATTAGAAGACTTCGGCTATATCTACGACAGTTCAGTGGGAGTGCCGCCTCTGCCCATCCCAGTGTGGCCTTACACCCTCGATTACAAGATTCCACATGAATGCAAATCTGGAACATGCCCGACTAAATCATTCCCCG GTTTATGGGAAGTACCTTTTAACGCGCATTATGTGGAAACTTATGAGGGAGGCCATTGCCCGTATTTAGACCAGTGTGTGCTACATAACCATGATTCAGATGAT GTACTAGAATGGCTTCAAGAGGACTTCAGCCGGTATTACGAGCAAAACCGAGCGCCATACATGATGCCTTTCCACACTAATTGGTTCCAAATTAAGGAATTGGAACGAGGCCTCCATAAGTTCTTACGATGGGTGTCTGAATT GAAGGACGTATACTTCGTGACGGTGACGCAGGCGCTCACGTGGATGACGGAGCCGCGTTCCGTGAAATTGCTGAGCAATTACGACGCGTGGAGATGCGACAAGAAAGACCTCCCGCTGCCGGCGTGTAACTTGCCCAACAAGTGCGCGCTGTCCTTCAAACACCCCGACACGAATTTCACGGACACGCGCTACATGGAGACGTGCGTGGAGTGTCCCAATCA ATATCCGTGGTTGGGTGACTCGGGCGGAACGGGTATTCCCGGCAAGGACAATTACATACCCGATAATCTCAGAAAATGA